From one Novosphingobium sp. genomic stretch:
- a CDS encoding alpha-D-glucose phosphate-specific phosphoglucomutase, producing MSTLTVIAKPTTPFAGQKPGTSGLRKKVKIFAQENYAENFIQSVFDVVKPEKGATLVIGGDGRYHNRTVIQQAIRIAAANGYGRVLVGQGGILSTPAASHVIRHYGASGGLVLSASHNPGGPDEDFGIKYNIANGGPAPEGITDAVYERTTNIDRWLTVDTPDVDLDVQGSTDVAGLTVEVIDSVADYATLMESLFDFDAIRAAVKDGLSMTFDAMHAVTGPYAHEILEKRLGFKPGTVRNGTPLEDFGGHHPDPNMVHAKVLFDTMFGPDAPAFGAASDGDGDRNLILGKGIFVTPSDSLAMLAANAHLAPAYKGGLKGIARSMPTSAAADLVAKALGIPAFETPTGWKFFGNLLDAGMATICGEESAGTGSDHVREKDGLWAVLLWLNILAVRQIPVCDLAAEHWATYGRNYYARHDYEALPTDVANALIAELTASLPALPGKVVGPLTIATADSFSYTDPVDGSVSKNQGLRILFEGGSRIVFRLSGTGTEGATLRVYLERYEPVGGNLAAQTPDMLADLIAAAQELAGITRHTGRTEPDVIT from the coding sequence ATGAGCACGCTGACCGTCATCGCCAAGCCCACCACGCCCTTTGCCGGGCAGAAGCCGGGCACATCGGGCCTGCGCAAGAAGGTGAAGATCTTCGCTCAGGAAAACTACGCCGAGAATTTCATCCAGAGCGTCTTCGATGTGGTGAAGCCCGAAAAGGGCGCGACTTTGGTGATCGGCGGCGATGGCCGCTATCACAACCGTACCGTGATCCAGCAGGCGATCCGCATTGCGGCGGCCAATGGCTATGGCCGGGTGCTGGTGGGGCAGGGGGGCATTCTTTCCACGCCCGCCGCCTCGCATGTGATCCGCCATTATGGGGCCAGCGGCGGTCTGGTGCTTTCGGCCAGCCACAATCCGGGCGGGCCGGATGAAGATTTCGGCATCAAATACAACATCGCCAATGGCGGCCCCGCGCCCGAGGGTATCACCGATGCGGTCTATGAGCGCACCACCAACATCGACCGCTGGCTGACGGTGGACACGCCCGATGTCGATCTGGACGTGCAGGGCAGCACCGATGTCGCGGGCCTGACCGTCGAGGTGATCGATTCCGTGGCCGATTACGCCACGCTGATGGAAAGCCTGTTCGATTTCGACGCGATCCGTGCGGCGGTGAAGGATGGCCTGTCGATGACCTTCGACGCCATGCATGCCGTCACCGGGCCCTATGCGCATGAAATCCTTGAGAAGCGGCTGGGCTTCAAGCCTGGCACGGTGCGCAACGGCACCCCTCTGGAGGATTTCGGCGGCCATCACCCCGATCCGAACATGGTCCACGCCAAGGTGCTGTTCGACACGATGTTCGGCCCGGATGCTCCGGCTTTCGGCGCGGCCAGCGATGGCGATGGCGACCGCAATCTGATCCTGGGTAAGGGCATCTTCGTGACGCCTTCTGACAGTCTGGCGATGCTGGCGGCGAACGCTCATCTGGCCCCGGCCTATAAGGGCGGGCTCAAGGGCATCGCTCGCTCCATGCCCACCAGCGCGGCGGCCGATCTGGTGGCCAAGGCGCTGGGCATTCCCGCCTTTGAAACCCCCACTGGCTGGAAGTTCTTTGGCAATCTGCTCGATGCGGGCATGGCCACGATCTGCGGCGAGGAAAGCGCGGGCACCGGCAGCGACCATGTGCGTGAGAAGGACGGGCTCTGGGCGGTGCTGCTCTGGCTCAACATTCTGGCGGTGCGGCAGATCCCCGTCTGCGATCTGGCCGCCGAGCATTGGGCGACCTATGGCCGCAACTATTATGCCCGCCACGATTATGAGGCGCTGCCCACGGATGTCGCCAATGCGCTGATCGCGGAACTGACGGCCTCGCTGCCTGCGCTGCCCGGCAAGGTCGTTGGCCCGCTGACCATCGCGACGGCTGACAGCTTCTCCTATACCGATCCCGTCGATGGTTCGGTCAGCAAGAATCAGGGCCTGCGCATCCTGTTCGAGGGCGGATCGCGCATCGTGTTCCGCCTCTCGGGCACCGGGACCGAGGGCGCCACGCTGCGCGTCTATCTGGAACGTTACGAACCGGTCGGCGGCAATCTGGCGGCGCAGACGCCCGATATGCTGGCCGATCTGATCGCCGCGGCTCAGGAACTGGCGGGCATCACCCGTCACACGGGCCGCACCGAGCCTGACGTGATCACCTGA
- the glgX gene encoding glycogen debranching protein GlgX → MLETAGIASDALLGAHVIAGEGGEYTHFAVRSPHAEAVTLCIFAQGEEYPTPMHRQGEFWRTTLKGNLAGATYGYRADGLWAPEQGQWFDPAKLLVDPYAVELDRRFVYDPALSRFGVDTAALVPRAIVPGKREPVPGEAPHFVRGGLIYELNVRGFTLLHPDVPEALRGTVAALAHPVILAHLKKLSVSAVELMPIVAWVDERHLPPLGLRNFWGYNPVAMMALDPGLCPGGVAELRDTVAALHAAGIGVILDLVFNHSGESDEGGPVLSLRGLDNESYAHEADGQLVNVTGCGNTLDFARPHVRALTLASLRHFVEQAGVDGFRFDLAPVLARSPDYDPHAPLFEDIAADPVLGDRIMIAEPWDIGEDGYHLGRFPDNWLEWNDRYRDDLRRFWKGEVGIGALATRLAGSSDVFGEQACRSVNFLAAHDGFTLADLLAYEQRHNEANGEQNRDGHGDNHSWNHGVEGPSDDAGVQASRASDARALLATLFASTGTIMLTAGDEFGRSQQGNNNAYCQDSPIGWVDWAGRDEALEDDVALLSAWRAARAERFEQFPTDGVWTNRQGEAMSVADWEAPDAGSLAYASSAYRLILDRATRRVTMSDDAAADLFPAAPPPL, encoded by the coding sequence ATGCTGGAGACCGCCGGAATCGCATCGGATGCCTTGCTGGGCGCCCATGTCATCGCCGGCGAGGGCGGGGAGTACACTCATTTCGCGGTGCGCTCCCCTCATGCCGAGGCGGTCACCCTGTGCATCTTCGCTCAGGGCGAGGAATATCCCACGCCCATGCACCGGCAGGGCGAGTTTTGGCGCACCACGCTGAAAGGCAATCTGGCGGGCGCGACCTATGGCTACCGCGCCGACGGCCTCTGGGCGCCCGAGCAGGGCCAGTGGTTCGATCCGGCCAAATTGCTGGTCGACCCTTATGCCGTCGAGCTGGATCGGCGCTTTGTTTACGATCCTGCACTGTCGCGGTTCGGCGTCGATACGGCGGCGCTGGTGCCCCGTGCCATCGTGCCGGGCAAGCGCGAGCCTGTCCCCGGTGAGGCGCCGCATTTCGTGCGCGGTGGGCTGATCTATGAGCTGAATGTGCGCGGATTTACCCTGCTGCACCCCGATGTGCCGGAGGCTTTGCGCGGCACGGTTGCGGCACTGGCCCATCCGGTGATCCTTGCGCATCTGAAGAAACTGTCGGTCAGCGCGGTGGAGCTGATGCCCATCGTCGCCTGGGTGGATGAGCGGCATTTGCCGCCGCTGGGGCTGCGCAACTTCTGGGGCTACAATCCGGTGGCGATGATGGCGCTCGATCCGGGCCTGTGTCCGGGTGGCGTGGCCGAGTTGCGCGATACGGTCGCCGCGCTGCATGCGGCGGGGATCGGGGTGATCCTCGATCTGGTGTTCAATCATAGCGGCGAAAGCGATGAGGGCGGCCCGGTGCTGTCCCTGCGCGGGCTGGACAATGAGAGCTACGCCCATGAGGCGGATGGCCAGTTGGTGAATGTCACCGGCTGCGGCAACACGCTGGATTTCGCCCGGCCGCATGTGCGCGCGCTGACCCTGGCCAGCCTGCGCCATTTCGTCGAGCAGGCCGGGGTCGATGGCTTCCGCTTCGATCTGGCACCGGTGCTGGCGCGCTCGCCCGATTACGATCCCCATGCGCCGCTGTTCGAAGACATCGCTGCCGATCCCGTGCTGGGCGACCGCATCATGATCGCCGAGCCATGGGATATCGGCGAGGATGGTTACCATTTGGGGCGCTTCCCCGACAACTGGTTGGAATGGAACGATCGCTATCGCGACGATCTGCGCCGGTTCTGGAAGGGGGAGGTCGGGATCGGCGCTCTGGCCACAAGGCTGGCGGGCAGCAGCGATGTCTTTGGCGAGCAGGCCTGCCGCAGTGTCAATTTCCTCGCCGCGCATGACGGCTTCACCCTGGCCGATCTGCTCGCCTATGAGCAGCGCCACAATGAGGCCAATGGCGAGCAGAACCGCGATGGCCATGGCGACAATCACAGTTGGAACCACGGGGTGGAGGGGCCCAGCGATGATGCCGGGGTGCAGGCCTCCCGCGCCAGTGATGCGCGCGCCTTGCTGGCCACGCTGTTTGCCAGCACCGGCACGATCATGCTGACCGCGGGGGATGAGTTCGGTCGTAGCCAGCAGGGCAACAACAATGCCTATTGTCAGGACAGCCCGATTGGCTGGGTTGATTGGGCCGGTCGCGATGAGGCGCTGGAGGATGATGTCGCGCTACTCTCGGCCTGGCGCGCGGCAAGGGCCGAGCGTTTCGAGCAATTCCCGACTGACGGCGTCTGGACCAACAGGCAGGGCGAGGCGATGAGCGTGGCGGATTGGGAGGCCCCCGATGCCGGTTCTCTCGCCTATGCCAGCAGCGCCTATCGCCTGATCCTCGACCGCGCGACGCGGCGGGTGACGATGAGCGATGATGCCGCTGCAGACCTGTTTCCGGCCGCGCCACCGCCCTTATAA
- a CDS encoding efflux RND transporter periplasmic adaptor subunit: protein MSADHVSGGHDGVGHDSVDARHALPKSVQVRYLVLAGVGVAAITALVMLGKTLFHHEDKPAAPLPPGVVQLSQSQMASVKLERVDAGDDYQRTQATGQIAADDTLSTPVFLPYSGQVTDVYVQAGAQVTPGQPLLKVRTGDVVDARNTLFAATAQHASATAQLKLAQSNLARAEQVYKTAGGALKDYQQAQNDFVAAQAAQRSAESALAAARDKLVVFGKTGAEIGKLQHAGDIGGLHAETVFHAPIAGVISQRAVSTGQYVQSGGSSPVLTIANPARVWLVAQLAESDASAVHLGDGVDVTVPGLGNRVFHATIDNVAQQLDPTTHRLPVRATIANADRALKPQMFANFTIRHAVNTGNRPDGVTVPAQAVIHEGDAARVWISQGNGRLVSREVQVADSSGGRVRITEGLKAGEVVATTGAIFVNEAGLDN, encoded by the coding sequence ATGTCTGCAGACCACGTGTCTGGCGGGCATGATGGTGTTGGCCATGATTCGGTCGATGCGCGTCATGCTTTGCCCAAATCGGTGCAAGTGCGTTATCTGGTCCTGGCGGGTGTCGGGGTTGCTGCCATCACGGCACTGGTGATGCTGGGGAAAACCCTGTTTCATCATGAGGACAAGCCCGCGGCACCGCTCCCGCCCGGCGTGGTCCAGCTTTCGCAGAGCCAGATGGCCAGCGTGAAGCTTGAACGCGTGGACGCTGGCGACGATTACCAGCGCACCCAGGCCACCGGCCAGATCGCGGCGGATGATACGCTCTCCACGCCGGTCTTCCTGCCTTACTCCGGGCAGGTGACCGATGTGTATGTGCAGGCGGGCGCTCAGGTGACGCCGGGCCAGCCGCTGCTCAAGGTGCGCACTGGCGATGTGGTCGACGCGCGCAACACGCTGTTTGCCGCCACGGCCCAGCATGCCAGCGCCACCGCGCAGTTGAAGCTGGCCCAGTCCAACCTCGCCCGTGCCGAGCAGGTCTACAAGACGGCAGGCGGCGCGCTGAAGGACTATCAGCAGGCGCAGAACGACTTCGTTGCCGCCCAGGCCGCCCAGCGCAGCGCCGAAAGCGCCCTTGCCGCCGCGCGCGACAAGCTGGTGGTCTTCGGCAAGACCGGCGCGGAAATCGGCAAGCTGCAGCATGCGGGCGACATTGGCGGGCTCCATGCCGAAACCGTGTTCCACGCGCCCATCGCGGGCGTGATCTCGCAGCGTGCGGTGTCGACCGGGCAGTATGTGCAGTCGGGCGGCTCCAGCCCGGTGCTGACCATCGCCAATCCGGCCCGCGTTTGGCTGGTGGCGCAACTGGCTGAGAGCGATGCCTCCGCCGTCCATCTGGGCGACGGCGTGGATGTGACGGTGCCGGGCCTCGGCAACCGCGTTTTCCATGCCACCATCGACAATGTGGCCCAGCAACTCGATCCCACCACGCACCGCCTGCCGGTGCGCGCCACGATCGCGAACGCTGATCGCGCGCTCAAGCCGCAGATGTTCGCCAATTTCACCATTCGCCATGCCGTCAACACCGGCAACCGCCCTGATGGCGTAACGGTGCCGGCTCAGGCGGTGATCCATGAGGGCGACGCCGCCCGCGTGTGGATCTCGCAGGGCAATGGCCGGCTCGTCTCGCGCGAGGTGCAGGTGGCAGACAGCAGCGGCGGGCGCGTGCGCATCACCGAAGGGCTGAAGGCGGGCGAGGTGGTGGCCACCACCGGGGCGATCTTCGTCAACGAAGCCGGGCTGGACAACTGA
- a CDS encoding CusA/CzcA family heavy metal efflux RND transporter gives MNSIIRLSLRNRMLIIGFLVALLAAGGIAFSQLNIEAYPDPVPPMVEIVTQTSGLSAEEMERNVTIPIEVQMAGIPHLNTIRAISLFGLSDVKIQFTYDYTFQEAQQQVINRLSQMGTLPGGAQPGISPTSPIGEIFRYRVVGPKGYSVMDLKTLQDWVLERKFKAIPGVIDVTGWGGKIRSYQVTVDTNKLSGHGATVAQVMQAIGHSNANAGGQTINFGPQAAIVRGVGLIQSVEQINNVLVTTNGGVPVLLKDVAQVEIGNEPRLGIAGYGQEDDIVEGVVLMQRGAKSMPTITAVKQQLEDINASGILPPGVHLERIYDRSDLINHTTSTVIENMVVGIILIFVLQWAFLGNLRSAIIVAITIPFALSFAVLIIVLQGESANLLSVGALDFGLVVDATVIMVENIFRHMVERSEHVKSGHGHFSLATRLSSVLHASSEVSRGIFFAAAIIIASFLPLFTLTGVEGHIFGPMAKTYAYAILGGLIATFTIAPVLATMLLPDELDEVDTWLVARIRGLYVPAARFALANRVLTLGGACLLFVIAMFGMRSLGVEFLPHLEEGNMYIRASLPASISLEGGQPTVNAIRKVIATYPEAESVLSAQGRPDDGTDATGFFNAEFFVPLKPAKEWPGGITKEELTQQMNADLQKRFPGIEFNFSQYIEDNVEEAASGVKGANSVKIFGPDLATLVQLGDKLKAEMQKVQGITDLGVFQSLGQPTVRIDIDRVKASRYGILPDDINAVVQAAIGGQSPGDLYEKGTDRHFSIMVRLKAEQRDSLEAIRRIPVGVTNPNGGMMQVPLSELADIKLTTGASFIYREHQERYVPIKFSVRNRDLGSAVGEAQARIQKNVILPPGYHLEWAGEMGNLTNAVHRLEIVVPISLLLIFGLLMANFRSFRDSMLAFSVIPMAIIGGVMALALTGTAFSISAAIGFVALFGIAVMDGILVVTTFNQALNEGSSRSEARHVIVSNCLRPVVMTCLVAAIGLLPAAVATGIGSQVQKPLALVVVGGMTLAPILILLVLPVLVEKFSRHVGPNDRGAHGSDPHHSIEAQGEGA, from the coding sequence ATGAACAGTATCATCCGCCTGTCGCTGCGTAACCGCATGCTGATCATCGGCTTCCTTGTCGCCTTGCTGGCGGCGGGCGGCATTGCCTTTTCACAGCTCAACATCGAGGCCTATCCCGACCCCGTTCCGCCGATGGTGGAGATCGTCACGCAAACCTCCGGGCTTTCCGCCGAGGAGATGGAGCGCAACGTCACCATCCCCATTGAGGTGCAGATGGCGGGCATTCCGCATCTCAACACCATCCGGGCGATTTCGCTGTTCGGCCTGTCGGACGTGAAGATCCAGTTCACTTACGACTACACCTTCCAGGAAGCCCAGCAGCAGGTGATCAACCGCCTGTCGCAGATGGGCACGCTGCCGGGCGGGGCCCAGCCGGGCATCTCGCCCACCAGCCCCATCGGTGAAATCTTCCGCTACCGCGTCGTTGGCCCCAAGGGCTATTCGGTGATGGACCTGAAGACGCTGCAGGACTGGGTGCTGGAGCGCAAGTTCAAGGCCATTCCCGGCGTCATCGATGTGACCGGCTGGGGCGGCAAGATCCGCAGCTATCAGGTCACGGTCGATACCAACAAGCTGAGCGGTCACGGCGCCACCGTGGCGCAGGTGATGCAGGCGATCGGCCATTCGAACGCGAATGCCGGCGGCCAGACGATCAACTTTGGTCCCCAGGCCGCCATCGTGCGCGGCGTGGGCCTGATCCAGTCGGTCGAGCAGATCAACAATGTGCTGGTGACGACCAATGGCGGCGTGCCCGTGCTGCTGAAAGATGTGGCGCAGGTCGAGATCGGCAATGAGCCGCGTCTGGGCATCGCGGGCTACGGTCAGGAGGACGACATCGTCGAGGGCGTGGTGCTGATGCAGCGCGGCGCCAAGTCGATGCCGACCATCACCGCCGTCAAGCAGCAGTTAGAGGACATCAACGCCAGCGGCATATTGCCGCCCGGTGTCCATCTGGAGCGCATCTATGACCGCTCGGATCTGATCAACCACACCACCTCGACCGTGATCGAGAACATGGTGGTGGGCATCATCCTGATCTTCGTGCTGCAATGGGCCTTTCTGGGCAATCTGCGCAGCGCGATCATTGTGGCGATCACCATCCCCTTCGCTTTGTCCTTCGCGGTGCTGATCATCGTGCTTCAGGGCGAATCCGCGAACCTGCTGTCGGTGGGCGCGCTGGACTTCGGTCTGGTGGTCGATGCCACGGTCATCATGGTGGAGAACATCTTCCGCCATATGGTCGAGCGATCAGAACATGTGAAATCTGGCCATGGCCATTTCTCGCTGGCGACGCGGCTGTCCTCGGTGCTGCATGCATCGTCCGAAGTGTCGCGTGGCATCTTCTTTGCCGCAGCGATCATCATCGCCAGCTTCCTGCCGCTCTTCACCCTCACCGGTGTGGAAGGGCATATCTTCGGCCCCATGGCCAAGACCTATGCCTATGCCATTCTGGGCGGTCTGATCGCCACCTTCACCATCGCTCCGGTGCTGGCCACCATGCTGCTGCCCGATGAGCTGGATGAGGTCGACACCTGGCTGGTGGCGCGCATTCGCGGGCTTTATGTGCCTGCCGCGCGTTTCGCTCTGGCCAATCGCGTGCTGACTTTGGGCGGCGCGTGCCTGCTGTTCGTCATCGCGATGTTCGGCATGCGCTCGCTGGGCGTGGAGTTCCTTCCCCATCTGGAGGAAGGCAACATGTACATCCGCGCGTCCTTGCCCGCCTCGATCAGCCTTGAGGGCGGCCAGCCCACGGTCAACGCCATCCGCAAGGTGATCGCCACCTATCCCGAGGCCGAAAGCGTGCTCTCGGCGCAGGGGCGTCCGGATGACGGCACCGATGCCACCGGATTCTTCAACGCCGAATTCTTCGTGCCGTTGAAGCCTGCCAAGGAATGGCCCGGCGGCATCACCAAGGAAGAGCTGACTCAGCAGATGAACGCTGATCTGCAAAAGCGCTTCCCCGGCATCGAGTTCAACTTCAGCCAGTATATCGAGGATAACGTCGAGGAAGCCGCCTCGGGCGTGAAGGGGGCCAATTCGGTCAAGATCTTCGGGCCCGATCTGGCGACGCTGGTCCAGCTTGGCGACAAGCTGAAGGCCGAGATGCAGAAGGTGCAGGGCATCACCGATCTGGGCGTGTTCCAGTCGCTGGGCCAGCCCACCGTGCGCATCGACATCGACCGGGTGAAGGCCAGCCGCTACGGCATCCTGCCTGACGACATCAATGCCGTGGTGCAGGCCGCTATCGGTGGCCAGTCTCCGGGCGACCTCTATGAGAAGGGCACCGACCGCCACTTCTCGATCATGGTCCGCCTGAAGGCCGAACAGCGTGACAGTCTGGAAGCGATCCGTCGCATCCCGGTGGGCGTCACCAATCCCAATGGCGGGATGATGCAGGTGCCGCTGTCCGAACTGGCCGACATCAAGCTGACCACCGGCGCCAGCTTCATCTATCGCGAGCATCAGGAGCGTTACGTTCCCATCAAGTTCTCGGTGCGCAACCGCGATCTTGGCAGCGCGGTGGGCGAGGCTCAGGCCCGCATCCAGAAGAACGTGATCCTGCCGCCGGGCTATCACCTGGAATGGGCGGGTGAGATGGGCAATCTGACCAACGCCGTCCATCGTCTGGAGATCGTGGTACCGATCAGCCTGCTGCTGATCTTCGGGCTGCTGATGGCCAACTTCCGGTCGTTCCGCGATTCGATGCTGGCCTTCAGCGTGATCCCCATGGCGATCATCGGCGGCGTGATGGCGCTGGCGCTGACGGGCACGGCCTTCTCGATCTCGGCGGCGATCGGTTTCGTGGCGCTGTTCGGCATCGCGGTGATGGACGGCATCCTGGTGGTGACGACCTTCAACCAGGCGCTGAACGAAGGCTCCAGCCGGAGCGAGGCGCGCCATGTGATCGTTAGCAACTGCCTGCGTCCGGTGGTGATGACCTGTCTGGTCGCCGCCATCGGCCTGCTGCCTGCCGCCGTTGCCACGGGCATCGGCTCTCAGGTGCAGAAGCCGCTGGCGCTGGTGGTGGTGGGCGGCATGACGCTGGCCCCCATCCTGATCCTGCTGGTGCTGCCCGTGCTGGTCGAGAAGTTCAGCCGTCACGTTGGCCCCAATGATCGCGGCGCTCATGGCAGCGATCCGCACCACTCCATCGAAGCGCAGGGGGAGGGCGCGTGA
- a CDS encoding efflux transporter outer membrane subunit, whose amino-acid sequence MKRLFLLMPPMALTLGAVAACTSLGPKAETPVSLAPTGAGNAEILPVDPVSGEPQHFTQGAKVPTQWWKGFGNADLDALVDQALKANNDLAAADAALRQARALAGAAAGDRLPQVDVGYNAQRAQVSNVISPPLADPNQTLYTLHTATASVTFPLDVFGGVASKVKSARAAAAAQAWRTRAAKTTVVANLVLAVVQQAALADQVAAQREAIASARGVLDLLKKRQALGAVGASDIAVQETQLATAETALPALERSQLHQQALIAALLGVAPGTALPTLPKLSELHLPADLPVSVPSVLVAERPDVRAAQAAMQGAAADVGSAIAARLPALSLAANVGGQGETFSQMFAGGNLFWTLIGNAAQPIFHGGQLLNQQRAAKAAFDQSKAQYRASVLQAFVDVSDALAGLSGDGRALDAASRADDAASRQLTFTRRQLELGGVGTLDLLNAQSARAQAAAALVVARSSRFADTVALYQALGGGVSAE is encoded by the coding sequence ATGAAACGTCTTTTCCTTCTGATGCCCCCAATGGCTTTGACTCTGGGGGCTGTGGCCGCTTGCACCTCGCTGGGGCCCAAGGCTGAAACGCCGGTCTCGCTGGCCCCCACCGGGGCCGGCAATGCCGAGATCCTGCCGGTCGATCCAGTGAGCGGCGAGCCTCAGCACTTCACCCAGGGCGCCAAGGTGCCCACGCAATGGTGGAAGGGCTTCGGCAATGCCGATCTGGATGCGCTGGTCGATCAGGCGCTGAAGGCCAACAATGATCTGGCCGCAGCGGATGCGGCGCTGCGTCAGGCCAGGGCTCTGGCTGGCGCTGCGGCGGGCGATCGCCTGCCTCAGGTCGATGTCGGCTACAATGCGCAGCGCGCGCAGGTTTCGAATGTGATCTCGCCGCCCTTGGCTGATCCGAACCAGACGCTCTACACGCTGCATACGGCAACCGCCTCGGTGACCTTCCCGCTCGACGTGTTCGGCGGGGTGGCCAGCAAGGTGAAATCCGCCCGTGCCGCCGCCGCTGCTCAGGCGTGGCGGACGCGGGCCGCGAAAACCACCGTGGTTGCCAATCTGGTGCTGGCGGTGGTGCAGCAGGCGGCTTTGGCCGATCAGGTCGCGGCGCAGCGTGAGGCGATTGCCTCGGCGCGTGGCGTGCTTGATCTGCTGAAGAAGCGGCAGGCGCTGGGCGCGGTGGGCGCTTCGGACATTGCGGTTCAGGAAACGCAGTTGGCGACGGCGGAAACGGCTTTGCCGGCGCTGGAACGCAGCCAGCTTCATCAGCAGGCGCTGATCGCGGCGCTGTTGGGCGTGGCGCCGGGCACGGCTTTGCCGACTTTGCCCAAGCTGTCGGAGCTGCATCTGCCTGCCGATCTGCCGGTCTCGGTGCCCTCGGTGCTGGTGGCGGAGCGGCCCGATGTGCGCGCGGCTCAGGCCGCGATGCAGGGTGCGGCGGCCGATGTAGGCAGCGCGATTGCGGCGCGTCTGCCCGCGCTCAGTCTGGCGGCCAATGTCGGCGGGCAGGGGGAGACCTTCTCGCAGATGTTCGCGGGCGGCAATCTGTTCTGGACGCTGATCGGCAATGCCGCCCAGCCGATCTTCCATGGCGGGCAATTGCTCAACCAGCAGCGCGCGGCCAAGGCGGCCTTCGACCAGTCCAAGGCGCAATATCGTGCCAGCGTGCTGCAGGCCTTTGTCGATGTGTCGGATGCGCTGGCTGGCTTGTCGGGCGATGGGCGGGCTTTGGATGCCGCTTCGCGTGCTGATGATGCCGCTTCGCGCCAGCTCACTTTCACCCGTCGCCAGCTTGAGCTGGGCGGGGTGGGCACGCTCGATCTGCTCAATGCGCAGAGCGCGCGGGCTCAGGCGGCGGCGGCTCTGGTGGTGGCGCGCAGCAGCCGCTTTGCTGATACGGTGGCGCTCTATCAGGCGCTGGGTGGAGGCGTTTCCGCCGAATAA
- a CDS encoding helix-turn-helix transcriptional regulator, translating into MMRHFHGRRCGEGERHEHRGERHGHGERHGRAARMMHMMMERGFGDRFASRFGGGFDGPDGEGFGRGFGGPFGGGFGGGGFGGGGPFGGGRGDGFGRGRRGKMFTGDELRLMLLALLVEKPEHGYQLKRLFAERSNDAYTPSPGVLYPLLSLLEDEEMIEHAEGGTGSKRQWVPTEAGRAEVETNKETIEALFARLAKLGEASSRTDSAPVRRAVHNMKAALMERLGREGAESQLGFEIAKIIDEATQKIERL; encoded by the coding sequence ATGATGCGACACTTTCATGGACGCCGCTGCGGCGAGGGTGAAAGGCACGAGCACCGGGGCGAACGACATGGCCATGGTGAGCGCCATGGCCGGGCCGCCCGCATGATGCATATGATGATGGAGCGCGGCTTCGGCGATCGTTTCGCCAGCCGTTTTGGCGGCGGCTTCGACGGCCCCGATGGCGAAGGCTTCGGGCGCGGCTTTGGCGGTCCCTTCGGGGGCGGTTTCGGCGGCGGCGGTTTCGGGGGTGGTGGCCCCTTTGGCGGTGGCCGGGGCGATGGCTTCGGACGCGGTCGTCGCGGCAAGATGTTCACCGGCGATGAGCTGCGGCTGATGCTGCTGGCCCTGCTGGTCGAAAAGCCCGAGCATGGCTACCAGCTCAAGCGTCTCTTTGCCGAGCGCAGCAATGATGCCTATACGCCCAGCCCCGGCGTGCTCTATCCGCTGCTCTCGCTGCTGGAGGATGAAGAGATGATCGAGCATGCCGAGGGCGGCACCGGCTCAAAGCGCCAATGGGTGCCCACCGAAGCCGGTCGCGCCGAGGTCGAAACCAACAAGGAGACCATCGAGGCGCTCTTCGCCCGTCTCGCCAAGCTGGGCGAGGCCTCGAGCCGTACCGACAGTGCCCCGGTGCGCCGCGCGGTCCATAATATGAAGGCTGCTCTGATGGAGCGTCTGGGCCGCGAGGGCGCCGAGAGCCAGCTTGGCTTCGAAATCGCCAAGATCATCGATGAGGCGACCCAGAAGATCGAGCGCCTTTGA